A stretch of Bacteroidota bacterium DNA encodes these proteins:
- a CDS encoding FAD-binding oxidoreductase, translating to MRLESPIVINCTGLGAKELANDPTLYPIRGQLVKIARQANIPFVSADSMDGAELFEATYIFPRTHDIVLGGTAVAGESSLEWDEDLGNRIIDRCRRLVPDLGKVEILDKVVGLRPNRATIRLEWDGEFVHNYGHGGAGYTVSWGCADAVLALVNGLELH from the coding sequence TTGCGTTTAGAATCACCCATCGTCATCAATTGCACTGGCCTGGGAGCCAAGGAATTGGCAAATGACCCAACGCTTTATCCGATTCGGGGACAATTGGTAAAAATTGCCCGGCAGGCCAACATTCCATTCGTTTCTGCAGATTCAATGGACGGAGCTGAATTATTTGAGGCCACTTACATCTTTCCGCGCACCCATGACATCGTCTTGGGTGGCACGGCGGTGGCTGGAGAATCTTCGTTGGAATGGGATGAGGATTTGGGGAATCGCATCATCGACCGTTGCCGAAGGTTGGTTCCCGATCTTGGTAAGGTGGAAATTTTGGACAAGGTCGTCGGATTACGGCCGAACCGAGCAACGATCCGCCTCGAGTGGGACGGCGAATTTGTTCACAATTACGGCCACGGAGGCGCTGGATACACCGTTTCATGGGGTTGTGCGGATGCGGTGCTAGCCTTGGTCAATGGGTTAGAATTGCATTAA
- a CDS encoding DUF5615 family PIN-like protein, which translates to MIIFDENVEDYWIKLLSAKGYQNISIRKEFRGISDLEVVEIVREHGGLLITEDKDFGELIFSHHIEKVAVLFIRYDQPLYSQIEGAVLQAIEDYFRDPHLQFITVSKLKVRTRRL; encoded by the coding sequence ATGATCATTTTCGACGAAAATGTCGAGGACTATTGGATCAAGTTGCTTTCGGCGAAAGGCTATCAGAATATTTCCATTCGAAAAGAATTTCGCGGAATTTCTGACCTTGAAGTCGTGGAAATCGTTCGCGAACATGGAGGACTTTTGATTACTGAGGATAAAGATTTTGGGGAATTGATATTTTCACATCATATCGAAAAGGTTGCTGTGTTATTTATTCGCTACGACCAACCGCTATATTCCCAGATTGAAGGCGCTGTTCTTCAGGCTATTGAGGACTATTTCAGGGACCCGCATTTACAATTCATTACAGTTTCTAAGTTGAAAGTAAGAACAAGGCGGCTTTGA
- a CDS encoding FAD-dependent oxidoreductase yields the protein MVTPKRPNLPTVIIVGCGVSGLTTAIVLQRAGYRVRMHTREMPADTTSAVAAAIWFPYKTGPLEAVNRWSRATYRVLETLSENPGNGRKDGPIHGVCAV from the coding sequence ATGGTAACACCCAAGCGGCCCAATCTTCCAACTGTGATCATCGTCGGCTGTGGCGTTTCTGGCCTCACGACTGCGATCGTGTTGCAACGCGCGGGCTATCGTGTGCGCATGCATACGCGGGAAATGCCCGCCGATACCACATCCGCGGTCGCCGCTGCGATCTGGTTTCCCTACAAAACAGGGCCGTTGGAAGCGGTGAACCGCTGGAGTCGAGCGACTTACAGGGTTTTGGAAACCTTGTCAGAGAATCCGGGAAACGGGCGTAAAGATGGTCCAATTCACGGAGTTTGTGCAGTCTAG
- a CDS encoding DUF433 domain-containing protein produces the protein MDYRKYIVRNPEVMMGKPTIKGSRITVELILRKLAGGYSVDDLLKSYPHLEREQIAAVFAYTADMVANEEVREAS, from the coding sequence ATGGATTACCGTAAATACATCGTTAGAAATCCAGAAGTTATGATGGGGAAGCCCACCATTAAGGGTTCCCGAATAACAGTAGAATTGATTTTGCGAAAACTCGCAGGAGGTTATTCCGTCGATGATTTGCTGAAAAGTTATCCCCACCTGGAAAGGGAACAGATTGCAGCTGTTTTTGCTTACACTGCAGATATGGTTGCAAATGAGGAGGTACGCGAAGCATCATGA
- a CDS encoding OmpA family protein, which produces MKRCLLLICLIHFGIAYAQNLIPNGGFEDMKKCPKALGQLDRVAFWSSPNTGTPDYFNKCFVKNFETVGVPNNFFGTRDAFEGAGYAGILCGNQEKEFLQINLAEPLVAGRAYCLRFRAAAPSPSSDGRMALRACFLDTSLTIPNWDLLDIPVATQLNANWKMGPESIGWAMFTKTYTAKRRRKTLVVGHFAAIDYRAYTYLDAFELYESTSKSGCESELFVAEDEDPNNLVPNSGFEQLFACPKQREDLQNARAWRIKQNSPDFYHVCGTGTAAVPKNELGEQMPHNGNGYGGIWAMLQERQNYREFVATRLKTPLIAGKKYCLSIWVSLAEVSDHALDELQLQITRDDQGMNNCQVGVDTTELITLSNGKILDNWNEWVFLHGTFIAKGDEQTIMIGNYRGNADSHMHRLENGPKKGIQFKDCCYYYIDDVGLHGVGDPTCSCPGSQPEPIPTTMTEPADSHVTTGFQEFKAGDTLVLRNLQFEFDKSRLLPKSLPLLDSLADFLKSHPDLKIRLSGHTDSDGEDGYNLKLSESRARAVMDYLISQTIDAKRITSFGIGESRPCSTNETDEGKALNRRVEVEFLEE; this is translated from the coding sequence ATGAAACGTTGCTTGCTCCTGATCTGCTTGATCCATTTTGGCATTGCTTATGCCCAAAACCTCATTCCCAACGGCGGATTTGAGGACATGAAAAAATGTCCCAAGGCTCTGGGGCAATTGGATCGCGTCGCATTTTGGAGCAGCCCCAATACGGGCACGCCCGACTATTTCAACAAATGCTTCGTCAAAAACTTCGAAACGGTCGGTGTTCCCAACAACTTTTTTGGCACACGCGACGCGTTTGAAGGCGCAGGTTATGCGGGCATTCTTTGCGGAAATCAGGAAAAGGAATTTTTGCAGATCAATCTGGCAGAACCGCTTGTGGCGGGTCGCGCCTATTGTTTGCGATTCCGCGCAGCGGCGCCGAGTCCAAGTAGTGACGGTCGGATGGCCTTGCGGGCTTGCTTTTTGGATACTTCGTTGACCATTCCAAATTGGGATCTTTTGGACATTCCGGTCGCCACACAATTGAATGCCAACTGGAAAATGGGCCCTGAATCCATCGGATGGGCAATGTTTACCAAAACCTATACGGCAAAAAGGAGGCGAAAAACCTTGGTAGTCGGCCATTTTGCCGCAATCGATTACCGCGCCTACACCTACTTGGATGCCTTCGAATTGTATGAAAGCACGAGCAAGTCAGGTTGTGAAAGCGAATTGTTTGTCGCAGAAGACGAGGATCCCAACAACCTCGTGCCCAATTCGGGTTTTGAGCAACTTTTCGCCTGCCCAAAACAACGGGAAGACTTGCAAAATGCACGCGCCTGGCGCATCAAACAAAATTCGCCGGACTTTTACCATGTCTGCGGAACCGGTACAGCAGCCGTTCCTAAAAATGAATTAGGAGAACAAATGCCCCACAATGGCAACGGATATGGCGGCATCTGGGCAATGCTTCAGGAGCGGCAAAACTACCGCGAATTTGTGGCTACGCGCCTAAAAACGCCCTTGATCGCTGGGAAAAAGTATTGTTTGAGCATCTGGGTTTCCCTCGCGGAAGTCAGTGACCACGCACTCGATGAACTGCAACTCCAAATCACCCGCGACGATCAGGGGATGAACAATTGCCAAGTCGGCGTGGATACCACCGAGTTGATCACGCTCAGCAATGGCAAAATCCTTGACAATTGGAACGAATGGGTCTTTTTGCACGGCACCTTCATCGCCAAAGGCGACGAACAAACGATCATGATCGGGAACTACCGGGGAAATGCCGATTCGCATATGCACCGACTGGAAAATGGTCCGAAAAAGGGGATCCAATTCAAGGATTGCTGCTATTACTACATCGACGATGTCGGATTACATGGAGTCGGCGACCCTACATGCTCCTGCCCTGGGTCACAACCAGAGCCGATTCCGACGACAATGACTGAACCGGCAGACTCCCACGTCACCACTGGCTTCCAAGAATTCAAGGCTGGCGATACGCTTGTGTTGCGCAACCTCCAATTCGAATTTGACAAATCGCGGCTACTGCCAAAATCCTTGCCCTTGCTGGATAGCTTGGCCGACTTTCTGAAAAGCCATCCGGATTTGAAGATTCGATTGTCCGGGCATACCGACAGCGACGGCGAAGATGGCTACAACTTGAAGCTTTCGGAGAGCCGTGCCCGTGCCGTGATGGACTATTTGATCAGTCAGACGATTGATGCTAAGCGTATCACCTCATTTGGCATAGGGGAATCCCGGCCTTGCAGCACCAATGAAACGGACGAAGGCAAAGCGTTGAATCGGCGTGTGGAGGTGGAGTTTTTGGAGGAATAG